Sequence from the Fictibacillus arsenicus genome:
AAGAATATGAAGAATATCATATCCCTGGTGCAAAATGCTTAAGTATTTTTTCAAATGATGAAAGAGCAGAGATTGGAACGATTTATAAGCAAATTAGCAAAGAACAAGCGATTGAACGCGGACTGGAGATTGCAGCTCCGAAACTTCCGGAATTGTTAAAAAAGATTAAGAACGAAATGGTCAATAATCCAGATAAGCAGGTTGTGATCTATTGTGCGAGAGGCGGAATGCGTTCTAAAAGTATTGCTCAAACAATGTCTATCTTGGGTATAGATTGTTTACAGCTGGATGGCGGGATACGTTCTTATAGGAAGCAAATTGAAAAAATGCTTGAGGAGTATGCTCAAAATCCGAAAAAAATCATAGTTATTGAAGGCTATACTGGGACTATGAAAACTAAATTTTTGGAGAAGCTGCAGGATGAAGGCTATCCGGTTATAAATTTAGAGGGAATGGCTAGTCATAAAGGGTCAATTTTTGGAAGAATTGGAGAAGATCCAGCTTCACAGAAAAAATTTGAATCAAGATTGTTTGAGCGTTTAAAGGCACTAAAAGACTCTCCTGTTTTAATTATTGAATCTGAAAGTAAAAGAATTGGAAGGGTTGTAGTTCCCGAATTCTTGCTAGAAGGAAAGTATTCAGGCACCCGAATCCATATTGATATGCCTTTTGGAATGCGAGTAAAATATATTTGTGATGTATATGATCCGCTGTTTCATAGGGAAGAAATCGAAGAAGCAGTCCTGAAACTCTCTAAAAGAATTCCGTTTCCTATTATGACGGAGATCGAAGAAGCACTCACACAACAAGATTATGAAAAAGTCGTTTCTTTCTTACTTGAAAATTATTATGATCCAAAGTATGAGTTTGCCGAACAAAAATATGAAAGTCAATGTATCAAAGTGTGTGGGGATTCCTTTGATTACCTTTACAACGAAATTAAGAACGAAATTAACAAAATTCTTTAACTCATTTTAAAGACCGCTTTAAAGGTGGTCTTATTTTTATGAAATTTTTTCTTTTCGGAATTTTCATATATTGGTAAACTATACTTGTTTTAGTTGCATATATGGGGGGACAGATATGAAAGTTTTTATGCAATTAATGTGGTATTTCAAACAAGAGAAGCTTCGATATCTTGGTGGTATCATTATGCTTGCGTTTGTTTCACTTGGGCTGCTAGTGCCGCCTAAAATTGTCGGTCTAACCGTCGATCACATTAAGGAAGGTACTTTAACGGATGTATTGTTATGGCAATATGGAGGATTGCTTATTGCAATTGCTGTGGGGATATATGTTCTAAGGTATATTTGGAGAATATTAATTTTTGGGGCTGCTGTTAAACTTGCTATGCTGCTAAGAAACAGACTTTATGAGCACTTCACAAAAAAGTCTCAGGAATTTTATCAAAAGCGCCGTGTGGGAGATCTTATGGCTCACTCGACAAATGACCTTCAAGCGATTCAGCAAACGGCAGGAGATGGTGTTCTGACCTTAGTAGATTCATTGATGATGGGTGGATTTACACTGATTGCGATGGCCTCGACGATTAGCTGGAAGCTTACGCTTGTAAGTTTGCTTCCTTTGCCTGTAATGGCATGGGCGACGAATAAATATGGAACCATGCTTCACAAACGATTTCACAGCGCACAGGAAGCATTTTCATCACTTAACGATAAAGTGCAGGAAAGCATATCGGGAACACGTGTAATAAAAGCATTCGGACAGGAAAAAGATGATATTAACAGCTTTACAGAACTATCGAAGGATGCTGTTAGAAAGAATATGGCAGTTGCTCGAATAGATTCATTGTTTGATCCTACAATTTCACTTATTATCGGTTTTTCATTCTTTCTAGCAGTGAGCTATGGGTCATCCTTGGTCATTCAGGGTGAACTGTCAATAGGGGAACTTGTGTCGTTCACCAGTTACCTGGGACTATTAATCTGGCCAATGCTTGCATTTGGCTGGCTGTTTAATATCGTGGAAAGAGGAAGAGCATCATATGATCGGATAGAAACGTTACTGGCAGTTAATGAGGAGATTAATGATGAGGGGACAATATCTATTCTGCCGAAAGGTAATATTGAATATCACCTTAAGGAATTTAGTTATCTGAATAAAACTCCTGTCTTAAAAGACGTCAGTTTTACTTTAGAAAGCGGGCAGTCAATGGGCATCGTCGGCAAAACAGGTAGCGGGAAAACAACACTTTGCAGGTTGCTGCTCCGTGAATATCACATCATGAGAGGTGATATTTCACTTGATGGAGAGGATATCTGTGATTACCGGCTGCATACTTTACGATCTGCGATTGGTTATGTACCTCAAGACCATTTTCTATTCTCTGCTACCATCGCAGAAAACATTGCTTTTGGAAATATAGATGCTCCTTTTGCGGACATAAAAGATGCTGCAAATACATCTTCCATTCATAAAGATATTGCACAATTTACATATGGATATGAAACAGTAGTTGGTGAAAGGGGTGTAACGTTATCAGGAGGGCAAAAGCAACGGATATCTATAGCAAGGTCTCTAGTAACTGACCCTGAAATTTTAATTTTGGATGATTCTTTATCTGCTGTTGATGCAAAAACTGAGGAAGAAATCCTCCAGAACTTAAAAGGAAAAAGAAAAAACAAAACAACTATTATTACCGCTCACAGATTGTCTTCAATTGCTCATTGTGACTTGATTATCGTTATGGATAACGGCACCATTATTCAAAGGGGTACACATCAGTACTTATTATGTGAAGAGGGCTGGTATAAGGAAACTTACGAAAGGCAAGCTCTTGAAACGCTGATCGCACAAGGAGGTGGGAACAGATGAGTGGAGACGGCAATGTACACTCTAATGAAGAATTGAATCGTATGAATCAATGGACAGTTTTTAAACGTCTCATGTCTTATACAAAAATGCATAAAAAACGTCTATCGATTGCCTTTCTTCTCCTATTGGCTGCAACTGCATCTGAACTTACAGCACCGATATTAGTCAAAACGTTTATTGATGATTATTTAACACCTCGAATTTTCGATCAAAAAGCACTTATTATTCTTGGGTGCAGCTATATTGGTCTAATTGTGCTGTCTGCAATCGTAAATTACATTCAATTTGTCTTGTTCCAGTCAGTAGCTTTAGACATCATTCAAACTTTAAGGATTCAAGTATTCTCAAAAGTACATTCATTAGGTTTGAAATTCTTTGACCGCACACCGGTTGGAAGTCTTGTTTCCCGAATTACGAATGACACTGAGGCAGTTAAGGATCTATATGTAAGTGTTCTGTCCACATTTGTTCAGAATATCGTTTTTCTATTCGGTATTTTTGGGTTTATGTTTTATCTAAATGTGAAACTTGCGGTTTTTTGTTTAGGAATATTGCCGTTTATTATTTATATCATGTGGCTGTACAGAAAGTATAGTTCGAAATCTTTTTATGAAATGAGAGAAAAGCTCAGCCAGTTAAATGCTAAATTGAATGAGTCACTGCAAGGGATGTCTATCGTTCAAGTCTTTAATCAGCAAAAAAGGCTGAGAGAAGAGTTTGCCAAAGTTAACAATGAACATAATGATGCTCAGATGAAAAATATAAAATATAATGGCTTGCTTTTAAGACCTGCTGTAGACCTAATCTATATGCTGGCTCTACTAATGATCTTATCTTTTTTTGGAATTAAGTCGTTTAATTCAGCAGTTGAAATCGGTGTAATCTATGCTTTTATTAATTATTTGGATCGTTTTTTTGAACCTGTAAACATGATGATGATGCGTCTTTCGATCTTTCAGCAAGCAGTCGTTTCAGCGGGAAGAGTGTTTACAGTAATGGACGAAACTGAACTCGCACCAGTAAAAAGAGACAAAGTACAATTAGATCCTGTTATAGGCAATGGGAAAATTGAATTTAAAGATGTTACGTTTTCATATGATGGTGAACAAGAAGTGCTTAAAAATATATCTTTCACTGCTAACCCAGGAGAAACAGTTGCATTAGTAGGCCATACCGGCAGCGGCAAAAGCTCCATTATTAATTTGCTTATGCGTTTTTACGATGTGGAGAAAGGTGAAATATTGATCGATGATATTCCTTTATCACATTTCGAAAATGATGAACTCCGAAAAAAAGTAGGTCTTGTACTTCAGGATCCATTTTTGTTCGTGGGAGATATCGCTCAAAATATTCGATTATATAACAAAGAAATCACTGATGAAGATGTTAAAGAAGCGGCACAATTTGTTCAAGCTTCAAGCTTTATTGAAAAGTTGCCCCAAGAATATAACACGATCCTGGGTGAAAGAGGAGCTGCATTTTCGAGCGGGCAAAGACAGCTTATTTCATTTGCGAGAACCATGGCTTTTTCTCCTAGAATCCTGATTTTAGATGAAGCAACAGCTAACATAGATACTGAGACTGAAGAAGAGATACAGCTAGCCCTTCATAAAATGAGAAGCGGAAGAACGACGATCGCAATTGCGCACAGGTTATCAACGATTCAGGATGCTGAGTTAATCTTAGTTCTTCATAAAGGAGAAATTGTTGAAAGAGGAACACATCAAGAGCTTTTAATGCAGCGAGGATTATATCATAAGATGTTTTTGCTGCAGCATGGTACAGATTCAATAGAGGAAGTCAGTTAAGGGGCTGTACCAAAAGTAAAATATACTTTACTTTTGGCAGCCCAAATTTTTTATTTTACAAATAAAAAATAAATAGCGGATTTCCTGGAGCGGAAATCAACATCTTCTAATAGCAACAATGTTACTAAAACAGCCAAATAAAAAAGAGGGTGACTTAAAATTTTTATTTTTGAGTCAACCTCTTTTTTTGTCTGAAATTTTTCGAATATATGAATATATTTATTATGTCATTGACTTATTTGCAAATTATCCTATGATAAGATAGCATACATACAAACTGAACTAAAGGATGAGAGTGCTTTGAAGAAATATGTAATAACATCAGTGCTTATCGGAAGCGTGTTAGTCCTCTCTGCTTGTAAACCTGTAGATTGGGCAGAACAACAATGGAACTCGGCATTTAATGATTCAAAAGATGAAAAAGCTGAAAAACAAAACGATAATAAACAACAGCATGACGAGCCGAAAGATGAAACGCCATCTGAAACAGATGAAACTGGAGAACAGGATCAGCAAGCAGATCTTCCTTGGCTAAATGAAACGGTTACTGTTTCAGGTGATGGGAAAGCGATTGTTCAAAACTTAAATGATATGCTTATAGTTGCGAATAAAGAGAGAAATCTTCCAGAAGACTATGAACCAGCTGATCTGGTTATACCTGATGTTCCTTTTCCTTTTAAAGAGGATCTGCCTAAAAAGAAATTAAGAAAAGAAGCTGCATCGTCAGTTGAAGATTTATTTAAAGCCGCTGAGGAACAAGGGTTAGAACTCCTTGCTCAGTCAGGATACCGCTCTTACGATACACAGGTTTCGATCTTTGCTTACAATGCAGATCAGTTTGGCGAGGAGAAAGCCAATCAAACAAGTGCCCAGCCGGGACAAAGCGAACACCAGACTGGCCTTTCGCTGGATGTGACTTCACCACAAGTAAACTACCAACTCGTTGAAGAATTTGGTGAAACAAAAGAAGGAAAGTGGATTGCGGAAAATGCTTACAAATATGGATTCATCATTAGATACCTTAAAGGCAAAGAAGATATAACGGGATATCAGTATGAGCCTTGGCACCTAAGATATGTAGGAAAAGAACATGCTAAAGAAATTCATGAAAGCGGAATAACGTTAGAAGAATATTTGGAAAAGCCATAAGTATATTATAAGACAGCCTGTTTGAGGGCTGTCTTTCTTAATGATTGAACAAAACGGCTATTTTCTTTAAGATAGAGAGAGAATGTATAAAGGAGCTTCTGCTTATGACCGATCTAAATATTTGGCTCGCTTTCGCAGCCGGGCTGCTGTCTTTTATTTCACCATGCTGCTTGCCGTTATATCCAGCATTTTTATCTTATATCACTGGAATATCGGTTCAGGAACTGAAAGAAGAACAAGCCATGCTCAGAAAAAGAGCGCTATTACATACAGCATTTTTCTTATTGGGGTTTTCCATTATATTTATCGTGCTTGGTTTGTCTACAACGATAATCGGAGAAATATTTGTTGAGTATCAATCATTATTAAGACAGATCGGGGCCATCATAATTGTCTTTTTTGGTTTGGTAGTTATGGGGTTCATCTCACCTGAATTTTTGATGAAGGATAAAAAGATGAAGTTCCAGTCAAGACCAACGGGTTATTTAGGTTCGGTTTTAATAGGAATCGGTTTTGCTGCAGGCTGGACACCTTGTATGGGGCCGATCCTTGCAGGTGTTATAGCACTCGGAGTATCAAATCCTGCTGCTTCATTAACTTATATGATTGCTTATGTTTTAGGATTTGCTGTTCCATTTTTTGTTTTAAGTTTCTTTTTGGACAAACTAAAATCAATAAAAAAATTTAATCGTCAATTTATGAAAATAGGCGGAAGCCTGATGGTAATAATGGGGGTCCTGCTTTATTTTAACTGGATGACCCAATTGACTTCGTTTTTAATCAACCGTGTTTTTGGAGGATTTCAAGGTTTTTAAGAGTAACATAGGAAGGGGAATTGCAACATGTCATCACGCTCAAATGATCTTATCTTAAAAACAACAACAAATATTATTGTGTTTGTTATTTTAGCCTTCTCTGTAAATATGTTATTTTCAGGTCATAATGCGCCTGGAGGAGGTTTTATCGGAGGTCTGATGGGAGCGGGAGCGTTTTTGCTTCTTTACATCTCATATGGACTTCAGCCGGTACATAGAATCTTACCGATCAATTTTACCTATATGATTGCTGCAGGATTGCTGACGGCAATTTTAACAGGTGCGGGATCTTTTGTTTTAGGAGTACCGTTTTTGAGTCATTCCTTTGGTTATTTTTATTTGCCGCTGTTAGGGAAAACAGAACTTGCTACTGCAATGCTGTTTGATCTTGGTGTTTATCTAACAGTTATCGGAGTAACGATGACGATCATCCTTTCCATTGCAGAAGACAAAATTGAAAAAGTGGAAGAGGAAGGTAACTGACCGTGTTTTTTATAGCAAGTACTTGTTTTGCCATCATAATGGCAGTTATTATTTTTAATTTCAGAATGAGGGAAACGAGAGAACCTGTAACATCTAGAAAAATAATAATTCCTCCGTTAGCTATGAGCACAGGCTTTCTTCAATTTGTATTCCCTGCTTTTCGAATCACTTGGATCGAAGCAGGGGAGGCCTTTTTAGTAGGAATTATGTTTTCCATCTTCCTGATCATGACAAGCAAGTTTGAAATAAAAGGAGATCACGTATATCTCGTCAGGTCTAAAGCTTTTATTTTTATTATTATCGGACTGTTTGCCATAAGATTAGGACTAAAATGGTATATTGGTTCTTCCATATCAATCTTTGAAACCAGCTCATTATTTTTCATTGTAGCCTTTGGTATGATATTGCCTTGGCGGTTAGCCATGCTATTTTTATTCATGAAAAAGAAGAACGAGATCGCTTTATAGAAAAACCCCTGAATCTTATTTGGATTCAGGGGTTTTTATGCGAGCAGGGATTGATAAGGTTTAATATCAATATTTTTCTTCTTTAGTGTTTTAATCAGCCATTTATGATCCCGTTTTGGCGTAGCAATAATATAGCCTCGTATGATTAAATCCTCTGTCATCGAACTAGCTTTTTCAGCAATTGCGAGTTCACCGATCTTGCCTGCGATCTTTTCTTTTGCGACATCGCGAAAGAGTTCAGGGACTGGAGCTACTAATTCATTTAACAGTTTCTTTTGATCCTCGTTCCATAAGTGGATCGTTTCGTTAATATAATGTTCCTGCCAATCCAATATGGATTTACCATCTTCTTTCGGAAGGCGCTTTAAAAACTTCCGGAACATGAAATAACCGCCAATGGCAAACATCGAAAATAAAAAAACGGACCATAGAACGATAAAGGTGATGAACCATCCAGACAATGCGTCCACCTCATATGTATTTTATTTGGCGGGACCATGTGGGAATCGAACCCACCGGAGACGGCACGCGCCTCCCAAAAGGTTTTGAAGACCCAGGCAAGCACCAGCTACACATCTGGCCCCAAGATATGCGTTGATATAAACGAGAGATTTCATTTATTCACAAAGACTAGTATAGACTATTGAAATTTAAAATCCAAGTACATTGTTTTTACATTCAAAAAAATCGAAGGTGGGGGAGGCGAGTTTCGATTTTTTAAGAGGAGAAATTAGATAGAAGGTAAAGATGATCTTCTATTAATTTTTCTTAGTATTAGAATCTTTTCTAAAAGATTGTTGCTACAGAGAGTTTTTAAGAACTTCTTCATATGAATAGTTAATTGAAGCGGAAGGGCGAGACTCCAGCAGGATGAGTGGGACTTTTGAAAAGCGGAAGCGGCTCGTACAGCCCCGACAAGCAAAAGGTGAATGGGCTAAGAAGGCGCTCTTTGCCTTCATGACCATTTAACTTTTGACCTCGAGGGGCTAGCCGCTGCAGCTAGACTGGTGAGACCATTCAATGACGCAAAGCGGCGAATGGGCTCACCGCACACCCTGCGGAAAGGGAGTCCTGAAGCGGAAATTAACCTCTATCAAAAGCATCAATGTATACGAAAACAGCCTGCTATTATAACCACACTCACCACTGATACAGTTTGGTGATCTCGACTATAACAGTTCACCTTATATAACAGCCTGAAATTCACACTATAACAGTTCCTCCTGTGGACAACTGTGAATAACTTTAATTGTGGATAACCTGTGTGTATCCAGCGGTGAATATTTATACATCTATGCATAAAGAGCGCGGGAAATAATTTTGTTTGACCAATGCGAAATGATAATATGAATATAAACTAAGTTATAAATCTTGTGTTTTTACATCTGTTTTCATAAAGTGTAAAAGAGTATGTAAATATAGGTGGTTTAAACGATGACAATAAACTATTATACAATCGGCATGGCTGGACATATCGACCATGGAAAAACAACCCTTACTAAAGCATTGAGCGGTGTTGATACAGATACTTTGAAAGAAGAGAAAGCACGGAAAATCACTATAGAACCAGGTTTTGCACCCTTTCCTTTAACGGACAGCATTCATACATCAATTGTAGATGTGCCTGGTCATGAAAAATTAATTCGCCAGATGATTGCGGGAGTTGCTGGAATCGACTTGGTATTGTTGGTCATAGCTGCTGATGAGGGTGTCATGCCCCAAACGAGAGAACATTTTGAGATTCTTTCATTTCTTGATATACAAAAGGGAATGATTGTTGTTACAAAGTCCGATTTAATTGATGATGAAATGAAACTCCTAATAGAAGATGAGATCTCTGAGCTTACTAATGATTCTGTCTTTCAATCGTTTCCCGTTCATTTCGTTGATAGTCTTTCTATGAATGGTATTGATGATTTAAAAAAATCAATTGCTAGTTATTTGGAGGATACAGAAACGAGATCTGCGTCCGGACCTTTCCGCTTACCGATCGACCATATTTTTACGGTGAAAGGACAAGGGACTGTTGTAAGAGGTACAGTGTACGAAGGTGAGGTTCATGAAGGTGATGAGCTGGAGATTCAGCCAGGAGACGAAAAAGTTAAAGTAAGAAAACTGCAGGTTCACAAAGAGAATGTACAGAATGCAAGAGCAGGTCAAAGAGCCGCGATAAATCTTTCTGGAGGCTCGAAGCTGGATTGGAAAAGAGGTCATGTCTTACTGACACCAGGTGTTTTTTCAGTGACAGATACAGTTGATCTTGTTTTAACAACGGGTAAAGAATGGGCTGGGAAATTAAAGCAACGAACACAAATTAAGTTTTATACAGGAACAGCTGAAGTAATGGGGAAACTCATATTCTTTGATAGAAAGGAACTTGAAAACTCTGCAGATTATGTTTTTTGCCAAGTGCGTTTAGACGAACCAATCGTAACGAAGCGAGGCGACCGTTTTATTATTCGCCGGCCTTCTCCTGAAGAAACAATTGGAGGCGGAGAAGTAATTGATTCAAACGGAGCTGCTTATAAATTTGGGATTGGTACGATTCGAATGCTTCAGGATAAATTCGAGGGAACACCTAGTGAAAGAGTTATACAAACACTTCAGAAAAAAGGATCTTTGACAACAGGAGAATTAGTGAAACTTACTGGTATTGAAGAACCTGTATTAGATAAGGTTTTACAAGAACTTATAGAGTTAAAGGCAGTTTTTTATATGAGTGGCTATTATAATGATGAAGCAACAATGAAACTAGCAGAAACTGATCTTATTCAAAAATTAACTGTGTTTCACGAAGAATATCCTTTAAGGCAAGGTATTCCAAAGGCAGAGGTTGTACAATCGTTAAAAGGCAAGCTTCACCAGAAAGTAAGCAGTGGTTATATTGAGAAATTAATACAGTTATCTACTATTAGAATAACTGACCAATTTGTTCATTTGCCGGCATTTAAACCGCACTTCCCGAATAAATGGGAAAAACGCATGTCCCAAGTTGCAAATATCCTAGAAGAAAAGCAGTTTGAACCTGATGATTTGCTGTCAATCTATCAAGCACATCAATTGCCAGAAAATCTTTATTCGGATTTTAAGTATTTTTTAATTAATCATGGTAAAGCACTTGTTTTGTTTGACGATGTATTAATTGGGAAGGATACATTCGATTCTGCAGTCGATCTGTTAAAAAGCCAGACAGAGCAAAGTTTTACTGTTCAAGAGGCAAAAAATGTTCTCAATACTTCTAGAAAGTTTTTGATTCCGATTTTGGAATGTATGGATTCAAAAGGGTATACTGTGAGAGATGCTAACTTAAGGAAATGGGTGTAAGGATTGAAAGATAGTGCATTAAAAGTAATGTTTTTCACCCCGTATTTTCATCAAAATCGCGGGAATTCAACGACAGCGAGAAGAATTCAGCACGGTTTAAAAAAAGAGAATGTTTCTGTTTTCGTGTATGCGTATGAAGAAGAAGATCTCACACAAGAGGTTCGTGATCAAATGGAAAATGCAGATGTTTTTCATATATTGCAATTTGCCCGTTTTTTAAAATGGTCACAAAAACATCAAATTGAATTGAATAAACCTTACATGATCACTTCCGGCGGAACAGATATTAACCATTCGTTAAAAGAGGATGAAAAAATCTATGCGCCTCTTTTACATAAAGCAAAGGCAGTTACAGTATTTACTGAAAAGGCAAAAGAATCACTCGTAAATAATCATGGATTTTCAAATGAGGTCATACATGTGATACCGCAAAGTGTCTATTTACCTGAAAAAGCGGATGAGGAAAAGCTAATTCTGCCTGAAGGCAATCCAAGAATTTTACTGCCTGCCGGTTTGCGGAGTATCAAAGATGTGCTCTATGCAATTCCTGCTTTAGTAAAATTAAAAGCTGAATATCCGCAAATTGTGTTTTTGATATTAGGAGCAAACCTGGATGAAGCGGTATATGAAGAAGTTAGAAATGCCTGCGTAAAATATGAATGGCTTCATTATCTGCCTGAAATAGATTTGGCTAAGATGAAAGAAGTTTACCAGTGGGCTGACATTGTTATAAATACATCTATTTCAGAAGGACAGCCAACTTCTTTGCTGGAGGCAATGATCGAACATAAACCTGTTATAGCTAGAGATAACACAGGAAATACAAGTATTATTCAGCACAAAAAAAACGGCATGATATTTCGTGACGTAAAAGGACTGTATGATTCTTTGAAACAACTAGTATCAGATAAAGCTTTTGCACAAAAAGTGATCCAAAACGGGTATCAGACAGTAACAGAGAACCACACTATGGATAAGGAAATCAAATCATACGTCACTTTGTATGAAACAATAAAGGAGAGAAATAAATGAAAAAATTAGGTTTGTTGTTTGTAATTCTAGCACTGTTAGTATCTGCATGCGGTACAAAGGAAGAAAATAAAGATAAAGATGCAGGCAATAAAGATGGAGTGTTCACAATAGGAGTTATTCCTGCTCAAACAGAAGGTGAAATGAAGGGAGCGCTTGATAAGCTTCAGAATATTTTGAGCGAAAAAATGGATCGTGAAGTAAAGATCACTTCTTACCCTGACTACAATGGAG
This genomic interval carries:
- a CDS encoding glycosyltransferase family 4 protein; translation: MKDSALKVMFFTPYFHQNRGNSTTARRIQHGLKKENVSVFVYAYEEEDLTQEVRDQMENADVFHILQFARFLKWSQKHQIELNKPYMITSGGTDINHSLKEDEKIYAPLLHKAKAVTVFTEKAKESLVNNHGFSNEVIHVIPQSVYLPEKADEEKLILPEGNPRILLPAGLRSIKDVLYAIPALVKLKAEYPQIVFLILGANLDEAVYEEVRNACVKYEWLHYLPEIDLAKMKEVYQWADIVINTSISEGQPTSLLEAMIEHKPVIARDNTGNTSIIQHKKNGMIFRDVKGLYDSLKQLVSDKAFAQKVIQNGYQTVTENHTMDKEIKSYVTLYETIKERNK